One segment of Haloplanus natans DSM 17983 DNA contains the following:
- a CDS encoding carbohydrate ABC transporter permease — protein sequence MSSRTVGVGDRLAALTDDPKHAVAVAVKYGFGALVSLWMLFPIYWMVLTSLQSRSTILDSTPTFLPFDPTLSNYVTVFVENEFLTYLTNSFIVAAGAVTISVIIGVPAAYSLSRMDIPGDHHISFWILSTRMVPPLSILVPLYVFLSGAGLTRSLAGLTITHFLITLPMIIWIVKGFIDELPESMEESAMIDGCNRIQAFREVVVPLVKPGIAAAAFISFIFSWNNFLLALVLTGGNTKTAPLQIQASMGYLSIDWGMLGAAGTVTVLPVVLISLAIRNYLVEGLTMGAVKE from the coding sequence ATGAGCAGCCGTACCGTCGGGGTCGGCGACCGACTCGCCGCCCTCACCGACGACCCGAAACACGCCGTCGCCGTCGCGGTGAAATACGGCTTCGGCGCCCTCGTGAGCCTCTGGATGCTCTTTCCGATCTACTGGATGGTCCTCACCAGCCTGCAGTCGCGGTCGACCATCCTCGACTCGACGCCGACCTTCCTGCCGTTCGATCCCACCCTCTCGAACTACGTCACGGTCTTCGTCGAGAACGAGTTCCTGACCTACCTGACGAACAGTTTCATCGTGGCGGCGGGGGCCGTGACGATCAGCGTCATCATCGGCGTCCCGGCCGCGTACAGCCTCTCCCGGATGGATATCCCGGGCGATCACCACATCAGCTTCTGGATTCTCTCGACGCGGATGGTGCCGCCGCTGTCGATTCTGGTGCCGCTGTACGTCTTCCTGTCGGGGGCGGGTCTGACCCGCAGCCTCGCGGGACTGACGATCACGCATTTCCTGATCACGCTCCCGATGATCATCTGGATCGTGAAGGGGTTCATCGACGAACTCCCCGAATCGATGGAGGAGTCGGCGATGATCGACGGCTGCAACCGGATTCAGGCGTTTCGCGAGGTGGTGGTTCCGCTGGTCAAACCCGGCATCGCCGCCGCGGCGTTTATCAGCTTCATCTTCTCGTGGAACAACTTCCTGCTGGCGCTCGTACTGACCGGCGGGAACACCAAGACTGCACCTCTGCAGATCCAGGCCTCGATGGGGTATCTCTCCATCGACTGGGGGATGCTCGGCGCCGCGGGCACCGTGACGGTGCTCCCCGTCGTCCTTATCAGCCTCGCCATCCGCAACTACTTGGTGGAAGGATTGACCATGGGGGCGGTCAAAGAATGA
- a CDS encoding 2-hydroxyacid dehydrogenase, with protein MKALITANIDDDAMERLRRDLDCEVVYHPIESRTERFSTDEFVELLDGVELLIVGYEGVSAEVLDAASDLELIACPRGGPDANVDIAAATERGIPVLYAPGRNAVSVADFTLGLILSVTRHIAHSHHLLHTGTYTGQPSADSAEGGEREDVTWGIAEGSPYVELKGPELEAKTLGIVGMGAIGRKVAARAAGFDMDLVGYDPYIDADEMADYGVEKVDDLDALLDRAAVVTLHVPVTDATRGLIGADEFDRMRDDAYFINTARGALIDQDALVGELQSGGLRGAALDVYDEEPLPDDHPLLALDNVVTTPHLGGAAEEVVTRHSRMVVDDIAAVLAGETPDHVSNPETLEPATTGG; from the coding sequence ATGAAGGCGCTAATCACGGCGAACATCGACGACGACGCTATGGAACGACTACGACGCGACCTCGACTGTGAGGTTGTGTACCATCCGATCGAATCGCGCACCGAACGCTTCTCGACCGACGAGTTCGTCGAGTTACTCGACGGCGTCGAGTTGCTGATCGTCGGCTACGAGGGCGTCTCCGCCGAGGTACTTGACGCCGCGTCCGACCTCGAACTCATCGCGTGTCCGCGAGGCGGCCCGGACGCGAACGTGGACATCGCGGCCGCCACCGAGCGTGGGATTCCCGTCCTCTACGCCCCCGGCCGAAACGCGGTCAGCGTCGCGGACTTCACGCTCGGCCTAATCTTGAGTGTCACGCGCCATATCGCTCACAGCCACCACCTCCTTCACACCGGAACCTACACCGGCCAGCCGAGCGCCGATTCGGCCGAAGGCGGCGAACGCGAGGACGTGACCTGGGGCATCGCCGAGGGCTCGCCGTACGTCGAGCTCAAGGGCCCCGAACTCGAGGCCAAGACGCTCGGCATCGTCGGCATGGGCGCCATCGGCCGCAAGGTGGCGGCCCGCGCCGCCGGTTTCGACATGGACCTCGTCGGCTACGATCCGTATATCGACGCCGACGAGATGGCCGACTACGGCGTAGAGAAAGTCGACGACTTGGACGCCCTGCTCGACCGGGCGGCCGTCGTCACGCTCCACGTCCCGGTGACCGACGCGACACGCGGCCTGATCGGTGCCGACGAGTTCGACCGGATGCGCGACGACGCCTACTTCATCAACACGGCGCGGGGCGCGCTCATCGATCAGGACGCCCTCGTCGGCGAACTGCAGTCCGGCGGGCTCCGCGGCGCGGCACTGGACGTCTACGACGAGGAGCCGTTACCGGACGACCACCCGTTGTTGGCACTCGACAACGTGGTGACGACGCCACACCTCGGCGGCGCCGCCGAGGAAGTCGTCACCCGCCACTCGCGGATGGTGGTCGACGACATCGCCGCGGTGCTCGCCGGTGAGACGCCAGATCACGTATCGAATCCCGAAACGCTCGAACCCGCAACGACCGGAGGATAA
- a CDS encoding ABC transporter ATP-binding protein translates to MGNVTLDGVGKVYDSAEEQVVAVSDLDLDIEDGEFLVLVGPSGCGKSTTLRMIAGLETITEGTITIGNEVVNEKEPKDRDIAMVFQNYALYPHKTVRENMSFGLKYSSDLSTAEMRERVEETAEMMGIEELLDEKPSQLSGGQRQRVALGRAIVRDPAAFLFDEPLSNLDAKLRTHMRTEITKLQTDLDVTTVYVTHDQAEAMTMGDRIAVLDGGELQQVGTPNEVYNHPANEFVAGFIGSPSMNFMSMSVVRRGGTTALVADHDESLTYRLDDAASDLPVEPGDSVTLGVRPEDLRIVDGAESNGEGRRLDAAVQVVEPMGSDNFLSLDVGLDDAWVARVDPSYTPEERTSIQVTLDYHALNLFDDDGMTIKSRGTEVESFHGRVSPSH, encoded by the coding sequence ATGGGCAACGTCACCCTCGACGGCGTCGGTAAGGTGTACGACTCGGCCGAGGAGCAGGTGGTCGCGGTGTCGGATCTCGACCTCGACATCGAGGACGGCGAGTTCCTCGTCCTCGTCGGGCCGTCCGGCTGCGGGAAGTCGACGACCCTGCGCATGATCGCCGGTCTCGAAACGATCACCGAGGGCACCATCACCATCGGTAACGAGGTGGTAAACGAGAAGGAGCCGAAAGATAGGGACATCGCGATGGTGTTCCAGAACTACGCGCTCTACCCGCACAAGACGGTGCGGGAGAACATGTCCTTCGGCCTCAAATACTCGAGCGATCTCTCCACGGCGGAGATGCGCGAACGCGTCGAGGAGACGGCCGAGATGATGGGTATCGAGGAGCTCCTCGACGAGAAGCCCTCGCAGCTCTCGGGCGGGCAGCGACAGCGCGTGGCGCTCGGCCGGGCCATCGTCCGCGACCCGGCGGCCTTCCTCTTCGACGAGCCGCTGTCGAATCTCGACGCCAAGTTGCGGACGCATATGCGGACCGAGATCACGAAATTGCAGACCGACCTGGACGTGACGACGGTGTACGTCACCCACGACCAGGCCGAGGCGATGACGATGGGCGACCGCATCGCCGTCCTCGACGGCGGCGAACTCCAGCAGGTCGGCACGCCGAACGAGGTGTACAACCACCCGGCCAACGAGTTCGTCGCGGGCTTTATCGGCTCGCCGAGCATGAACTTCATGTCGATGTCGGTCGTCCGCCGCGGCGGGACGACGGCGCTCGTCGCCGACCACGACGAGTCGCTCACGTATCGGCTCGACGACGCGGCGTCGGATCTCCCCGTCGAACCGGGTGATAGCGTGACCCTCGGGGTTCGACCGGAGGATCTCCGGATCGTCGACGGCGCCGAGTCCAACGGCGAGGGGCGCCGGCTTGACGCGGCGGTACAGGTGGTCGAACCGATGGGGAGCGACAACTTCCTGTCGCTCGACGTCGGCCTCGACGATGCGTGGGTCGCCCGCGTCGACCCCTCCTACACGCCCGAGGAGCGAACGTCGATTCAGGTTACCCTCGACTACCACGCGCTCAACCTGTTCGACGACGACGGGATGACGATCAAATCGCGGGGTACAGAGGTGGAATCGTTCCACGGGAGGGTCTCGCCGAGTCATTAA
- a CDS encoding class II aldolase/adducin family protein, whose translation MAENLQYGAERTTVSDLGREMLAQGLTKGTGGNVSQLCADGETVAINPSGVPYEDVTPERVSLVTLDGEQVAGDLDASSETPMHTMILRRRDDIGGVVHTHSPYASTFASLGEPIPASHYLIAFAGDQVPVAGYEKPGSEELGELAAETMGTDYDACLLQNHGTLAVGETAEEAFEVSMMVEYCARIHYQAISVGDPVILPDEEVDRLRSVFESYGQH comes from the coding sequence ATGGCAGAAAACCTACAGTACGGCGCGGAACGGACGACCGTCAGCGACCTGGGACGCGAGATGCTCGCCCAAGGGCTGACGAAAGGAACCGGCGGTAACGTGAGCCAACTGTGCGCCGACGGCGAGACGGTCGCGATCAACCCGTCCGGTGTCCCCTACGAGGACGTGACGCCGGAGCGTGTCTCCCTCGTCACGCTCGACGGCGAACAGGTGGCGGGCGACCTGGACGCCTCCAGCGAGACGCCGATGCATACGATGATCCTCCGGCGCCGCGACGACATCGGCGGCGTCGTCCACACACACTCCCCGTACGCGAGCACCTTCGCCTCGCTCGGCGAACCCATCCCGGCGTCACACTACCTGATCGCCTTCGCCGGCGATCAGGTCCCCGTGGCGGGCTACGAGAAGCCCGGCAGCGAGGAACTCGGCGAACTCGCCGCGGAGACGATGGGCACCGACTACGACGCGTGCCTCCTCCAGAACCACGGCACCCTCGCCGTCGGCGAGACGGCCGAGGAGGCGTTCGAGGTGTCGATGATGGTCGAATACTGCGCGCGCATCCACTATCAGGCGATCAGCGTCGGCGACCCGGTCATCCTGCCCGACGAGGAGGTCGACCGCCTGCGCTCGGTGTTCGAGAGCTACGGCCAGCACTGA
- a CDS encoding xylulose kinase: protein MDDPQLVGIDLGTAGARTTAYTASGEVVLSGRSEIDNHTIEEWERALRSAALYLPSKRTICSVDSTSGTVVAVDATGDPVFEPSMYYESAPEQAERLRSLGPVQELAARGLSLSATSPLSKILRLRERHPDRFESVEWLLSPTTWLLNRLKHEAEERWTDVRTDWTNALKFGADITRDPPTWFEPLFDRVDLPTHLLPDIEPPGTYVGVAASEFAEDIGLGGAELYQGMTDGNASALAAGGLEPGDYNITCGSTSVVKYVSESIKPHDALYYHRHPIEGYFAGAAAQTGAVFRWFCRTVFDFSETRGLELAQRVAPGDEYEMILQADRSPFFDPTMGNSFFGIWPDSDLSTEAVRGRFLRGIATGIALAEYTYLPLLESQFDTDIDRVHLVSGGRAGGDDPVSWWNELRASIWNRETVQMEPRTTVGSLIPATLSAGLFDDVNEASDALLRSHGMLDSDPTLRERYADDRESFTERWRAVNDYYESWY from the coding sequence ATGGACGATCCCCAACTCGTCGGCATCGACCTGGGGACGGCGGGCGCGCGGACGACCGCCTACACCGCGTCGGGCGAAGTCGTCTTGAGCGGTCGGTCGGAGATCGACAACCACACTATCGAAGAGTGGGAGCGTGCCCTCCGCTCGGCCGCGCTGTATCTTCCCTCGAAGCGGACGATCTGTTCGGTCGACAGCACCTCGGGGACCGTCGTCGCCGTCGACGCGACCGGCGACCCGGTGTTCGAGCCGTCTATGTACTACGAGTCGGCGCCGGAGCAGGCGGAGCGGCTCCGTTCGCTCGGCCCGGTACAGGAACTGGCGGCGCGGGGGCTCTCGCTCTCGGCGACGAGCCCGCTCTCGAAGATCCTCCGACTCCGGGAGCGCCACCCCGACCGCTTCGAGTCGGTCGAGTGGCTGCTCAGCCCGACGACGTGGCTGCTCAACCGGCTCAAACACGAGGCTGAGGAGCGGTGGACGGACGTACGCACCGACTGGACGAACGCGCTCAAATTCGGCGCCGACATCACCCGGGACCCGCCGACGTGGTTCGAGCCGCTGTTCGATCGGGTCGACCTCCCGACGCATCTCCTCCCCGACATCGAGCCCCCGGGGACGTACGTCGGCGTCGCGGCGAGCGAGTTCGCGGAGGACATCGGCCTCGGCGGCGCGGAGTTGTACCAGGGCATGACCGACGGTAACGCGTCGGCGCTCGCGGCCGGGGGACTGGAACCCGGCGACTACAACATCACCTGTGGGTCGACGAGCGTCGTGAAGTACGTCTCGGAGTCGATCAAACCCCACGACGCGCTCTACTACCACCGCCACCCGATCGAGGGGTACTTCGCCGGCGCCGCCGCCCAGACCGGCGCCGTCTTCCGGTGGTTCTGTCGCACCGTCTTCGATTTCAGCGAGACGCGCGGGCTGGAACTCGCCCAGCGTGTCGCCCCCGGCGACGAGTACGAGATGATCCTCCAGGCCGACCGGAGCCCCTTCTTCGATCCGACGATGGGCAACTCCTTTTTCGGTATCTGGCCGGATAGCGACCTCTCGACCGAGGCGGTTCGCGGCAGGTTCCTCCGTGGCATCGCCACCGGCATCGCCCTCGCGGAGTACACGTACCTCCCGCTCCTCGAATCGCAGTTCGACACGGATATCGACCGCGTCCACCTCGTCAGCGGCGGGCGAGCGGGCGGCGACGACCCGGTGAGCTGGTGGAACGAACTCCGGGCGTCGATCTGGAACCGCGAGACGGTGCAGATGGAGCCCCGTACCACGGTCGGCTCGCTGATTCCGGCGACGCTCTCGGCGGGCCTGTTCGACGACGTGAACGAGGCCAGCGACGCCCTCCTCCGCTCTCACGGGATGCTTGACTCCGACCCGACGCTCCGGGAGCGATACGCGGACGACCGCGAGTCTTTCACGGAGCGGTGGCGGGCCGTCAACGACTACTACGAGTCGTGGTACTGA
- the gfcR gene encoding transcriptional regulator GfcR, whose product MKNVDDLIESAADLAERGLTKGEIADELNVSRETASWLVERSGSRPRAATAADDEEPRDIHVDWSAFGRDSTRLHYAGAAMADLLGKQGEAVDLTIGIEKAGAPLATTVARELDTDLGTYTPSKHHWEEGELDELGGSFSRNFADIRNRECYVVDDTITSGTTMEETIEAVRTRGGDPVACVVLVDKRGVDSLAGVPVYSLLQVVSVTGGE is encoded by the coding sequence ATGAAAAACGTCGACGACCTCATCGAGAGCGCGGCGGACCTCGCGGAGCGGGGGCTGACGAAAGGCGAAATCGCCGACGAGTTGAACGTCTCTCGCGAGACGGCGAGTTGGCTGGTCGAGCGAAGCGGCAGTCGTCCACGGGCCGCGACTGCGGCCGACGACGAGGAGCCACGCGACATCCACGTCGACTGGAGCGCGTTCGGCCGGGACAGCACCCGTCTCCACTACGCGGGGGCGGCGATGGCCGACCTCCTCGGGAAGCAGGGGGAGGCCGTCGACCTCACCATCGGCATCGAGAAGGCCGGCGCGCCGCTGGCGACGACCGTCGCCCGCGAACTCGACACCGACCTCGGTACGTACACGCCGAGCAAGCACCACTGGGAGGAGGGCGAACTGGACGAACTCGGCGGGTCGTTCTCGCGGAACTTCGCGGACATCCGGAACCGCGAGTGTTACGTCGTCGACGACACGATCACGAGCGGCACGACGATGGAAGAGACCATCGAGGCGGTCCGCACCCGCGGCGGCGACCCCGTTGCCTGCGTCGTCCTCGTGGACAAGCGCGGGGTGGACAGCCTCGCCGGCGTCCCCGTCTACTCGCTGTTGCAGGTGGTGTCGGTCACCGGGGGCGAGTGA
- a CDS encoding aldehyde dehydrogenase family protein has protein sequence MTVTTATTDEYGLYVDGQWVSGGDTLAVDDLADGGVFARVATADERRVEAALHAAARAESAMADATIVERTRWLDGIAAAIDDHADELAEVVVREAGKPIASAESEVAAAAERFRRAAGEARDVQGEYVEGTTPGHEGWNAIVEPRPVGTVLCIAPYNYPLATTALQVAPALAAGNSVLLKPSSKTPVCAMVLARLIDDAVDLPDGGFNVLPGPSSTIGDALAGDDRIDAIAMTGSSAAGERVARESGMVTLHMELGGNAPAIVFPDADLVAAAADCAKGSFKFAGQRCSAISRILAHESVHDDLVDRLAADVDDWQPGPLFDHDTAVGPLITEDHAAWVAELVTDAVDRGATLVAGGERDGRRFEPTLLADVPRDARILYEEQFGPVAAVTPISSEADALDLANADDLGLDVSVFTADRDRAMRVAEAVDAGAVRINGAPSHGLGDIPFGGVGASGIGREGLGYTIEEFLTTKSIVL, from the coding sequence ATGACAGTGACGACAGCGACGACAGACGAATACGGACTCTACGTCGACGGGCAGTGGGTGTCGGGGGGCGACACCCTCGCCGTCGACGACCTGGCGGACGGTGGCGTGTTCGCGCGGGTCGCGACGGCGGACGAGCGACGGGTGGAGGCGGCCCTACACGCGGCGGCGCGTGCGGAGTCGGCGATGGCCGACGCTACGATCGTCGAGCGGACGCGCTGGCTCGACGGAATCGCGGCCGCTATCGACGACCACGCGGACGAACTGGCCGAGGTCGTCGTCCGCGAGGCCGGCAAACCGATCGCGAGCGCCGAGAGCGAGGTGGCGGCGGCGGCCGAGCGCTTCCGCCGCGCCGCCGGCGAGGCCCGGGACGTGCAAGGCGAGTACGTCGAGGGGACGACCCCCGGTCACGAGGGGTGGAACGCCATCGTCGAGCCCCGACCGGTGGGAACGGTACTCTGTATCGCTCCCTACAACTACCCGCTGGCGACGACGGCGCTCCAGGTGGCGCCCGCACTCGCGGCGGGCAACAGCGTCCTCCTGAAGCCCTCGTCGAAGACGCCGGTCTGTGCGATGGTCCTCGCTCGACTGATCGACGACGCGGTCGATCTGCCGGACGGCGGGTTCAATGTCCTCCCCGGCCCGTCTTCGACCATCGGAGACGCCCTCGCGGGCGACGACCGGATCGACGCCATCGCCATGACCGGCTCCTCAGCGGCCGGGGAACGCGTCGCCCGCGAGAGCGGCATGGTCACGCTCCACATGGAACTCGGGGGGAACGCCCCGGCCATCGTCTTCCCCGACGCCGACCTCGTGGCCGCCGCAGCCGACTGTGCGAAGGGTTCGTTCAAGTTCGCCGGGCAGCGCTGCTCGGCGATCAGTCGAATCCTCGCCCACGAGTCGGTCCACGACGACCTGGTGGATCGGCTAGCGGCCGATGTCGACGACTGGCAGCCCGGACCGTTGTTCGATCACGACACCGCGGTCGGGCCGCTCATCACCGAGGACCACGCCGCGTGGGTCGCCGAACTCGTGACCGACGCGGTCGACCGCGGGGCGACCCTCGTCGCCGGCGGGGAGCGAGACGGCCGGCGGTTCGAGCCGACCCTCCTCGCCGACGTTCCCCGGGACGCCCGAATCCTGTACGAGGAGCAGTTCGGCCCCGTCGCGGCCGTCACGCCCATCAGCTCCGAGGCTGACGCCCTCGATCTGGCGAACGCCGACGACCTCGGCCTCGACGTGTCGGTGTTCACCGCCGACCGCGACCGGGCGATGCGCGTCGCGGAGGCGGTCGACGCCGGCGCCGTCCGGATCAACGGCGCGCCGAGTCACGGGTTGGGCGATATCCCCTTCGGCGGCGTCGGCGCGTCCGGCATCGGCCGCGAGGGCCTCGGCTACACCATCGAGGAGTTCCTCACGACGAAAAGCATCGTGTTGTGA
- a CDS encoding DUF7260 family protein — MNRHVLAPIGTALDRVADERAEVEAERDAFAAFVARVETCPARSEPSVTAPDPTARLRTTGLGADVNRTARLRRAYRETVMAVDHYDAVYGESLPVNVASEFGVDVATALCQTVPFTSALKGTLSDAATTAQAERERFDEILRRERRSLADAESALDDVVTAIRRRSTDHPDDATTPSLAELERRCDRIGTERQRAVQRQRRFSREGDALYEYLYGDQSWTYPVLSAVATLGEDLSAMRDGASDGAR; from the coding sequence ATGAACCGACACGTGCTCGCCCCCATCGGGACGGCGCTCGACCGCGTCGCCGACGAGCGAGCGGAGGTCGAGGCCGAACGCGACGCGTTCGCGGCCTTCGTCGCTCGCGTCGAGACGTGTCCGGCCCGATCCGAGCCGAGCGTGACGGCACCCGACCCCACGGCGAGGCTCCGGACGACGGGGCTCGGCGCCGACGTCAACCGCACGGCAAGACTGCGACGGGCCTACCGCGAGACGGTGATGGCCGTCGATCACTACGACGCCGTCTACGGCGAATCGTTGCCCGTCAACGTCGCCTCCGAGTTCGGTGTGGACGTGGCGACGGCGCTGTGTCAAACCGTCCCGTTCACGTCCGCGCTCAAGGGGACGCTCTCCGACGCCGCGACGACTGCCCAGGCGGAACGCGAGCGGTTCGACGAGATACTCCGACGGGAGCGACGGTCGCTCGCCGACGCCGAATCCGCCCTCGACGACGTCGTCACCGCCATCCGTCGCCGTTCTACCGACCATCCGGACGATGCGACGACCCCATCCCTGGCCGAACTGGAACGGCGCTGTGACCGCATCGGCACCGAGCGCCAACGGGCCGTCCAGCGCCAGCGACGGTTCTCCCGCGAAGGGGACGCCCTCTACGAGTACCTCTACGGCGACCAGTCGTGGACGTACCCCGTCCTGTCGGCCGTCGCGACGCTGGGCGAGGACCTCTCGGCGATGCGTGACGGGGCGTCCGACGGCGCTCGGTAG
- a CDS encoding NUDIX hydrolase, translating into MIAQDVTYVQKVCAYITRNGSEVLVFEGPTHDGLQIPKGTVEPGETPREAMYREAVEESGLATFGGVDHLVTDVWTRRESPPKRYVRHFYHAPVHEPRDAWTHTVTGAGPERGTEFSFSWLDLGTDAAFALDLDDYLETLPETVVDGAAPSVAAD; encoded by the coding sequence ATGATAGCACAGGATGTGACGTACGTCCAGAAAGTATGTGCCTACATCACCCGAAACGGGTCGGAGGTGTTGGTGTTCGAGGGGCCGACCCACGATGGCCTACAGATACCGAAAGGGACCGTCGAACCGGGAGAGACGCCACGCGAGGCGATGTACCGCGAGGCCGTCGAGGAGAGCGGCCTGGCGACGTTCGGGGGGGTCGACCACCTCGTTACCGACGTGTGGACCCGCCGCGAATCGCCGCCGAAGCGGTACGTGCGCCACTTCTACCACGCACCCGTTCACGAACCCCGCGACGCGTGGACGCACACCGTCACCGGCGCCGGCCCCGAACGCGGCACGGAGTTCTCGTTTTCTTGGCTCGACCTCGGGACCGACGCCGCGTTCGCCCTCGATCTCGACGACTACCTCGAGACGCTCCCCGAGACGGTCGTCGACGGCGCGGCGCCGAGCGTCGCCGCCGACTAG
- a CDS encoding IclR family transcriptional regulator, whose product MASTQPLKSLCRANRIVQRLIELGTASVSELADEFDMPLSTTYEYVNTLEKIDYIRKQSDGRYCVGSAFLEMGNQARRNHAVYNVAEPEIRRLAEETGEFAGLMIEEDDLGVLFSMKKGDKVKRLKVNRTYPGVKTRLHTTAFGKAILAQLSDAEIRDVVEQYGLHPRTENTITQLDSLLEEMERTRERGVAFDDQECFEGMRGIGVPITDRSDTVLAGIALYGPPTRLDDEAFFDEYPSLVQEYGNVIRGNLEY is encoded by the coding sequence ATGGCTTCGACGCAACCGCTCAAATCACTCTGTCGGGCCAATCGTATCGTCCAGCGACTCATCGAGTTGGGGACAGCGTCGGTGAGCGAGTTGGCCGACGAATTCGATATGCCGCTCAGTACGACCTACGAGTACGTGAACACGCTCGAGAAGATCGACTACATCAGAAAGCAGTCCGACGGGCGGTACTGTGTCGGGTCGGCGTTCCTCGAGATGGGGAACCAGGCTCGCCGTAACCACGCAGTGTACAACGTCGCGGAGCCGGAGATCCGTCGACTGGCCGAAGAGACCGGTGAATTTGCCGGACTGATGATCGAGGAGGACGACCTCGGCGTCCTGTTCTCGATGAAGAAGGGTGACAAGGTGAAACGGCTCAAGGTCAACCGGACGTATCCGGGCGTCAAGACCCGACTACACACGACTGCGTTCGGCAAGGCGATTCTCGCACAACTCTCCGACGCCGAAATACGGGACGTGGTCGAGCAGTACGGGCTTCACCCGCGGACGGAGAACACGATCACGCAACTCGACTCGCTTCTCGAGGAGATGGAACGGACCCGTGAGCGCGGCGTCGCCTTCGACGATCAGGAGTGTTTCGAGGGGATGCGAGGCATCGGGGTCCCGATTACGGACCGATCGGACACGGTCCTCGCCGGTATCGCGCTGTACGGCCCGCCGACCCGTCTCGACGACGAGGCGTTTTTCGACGAGTATCCGTCCCTGGTGCAGGAGTACGGGAACGTGATCAGGGGCAACCTCGAGTACTAG
- a CDS encoding thiamine pyrophosphate-dependent dehydrogenase E1 component subunit alpha, whose protein sequence is MADYTIDTADGRLEALRRMLTIREFDTTAGEYFADGEIPGFVHLYIGEEAVGVGACAALEPDDYIASTHRGHGHCIAKGLDPKLMMAELFGKADGYCNGKGGSMHIADVDAGMLGANGIVGAGPPMATGAALTIDYQDRDQVALGFLGDGAVAQGQVHEAINLASTWDLPAIFLVENNQYGEATPVDKQHNADNLSDTAQAYDIPGITVDGMDVTAVAEAVEEARKRARAGDGPTLIEAETYRYRGHYEGDEQPYRDEAEIERWKQRDAIESFKKRLVDRGELTEDEFEELRADVEATIADAVDYAQEADLPAPEEAYDDMFGESVPEIEQFAARPRTDGGNRGGDSR, encoded by the coding sequence ATGGCAGACTATACCATAGATACGGCTGACGGACGACTCGAAGCGTTGCGCCGGATGTTGACGATTCGGGAGTTCGACACGACGGCGGGCGAGTACTTCGCGGACGGGGAAATTCCGGGATTCGTCCACCTCTACATCGGCGAGGAAGCCGTCGGTGTCGGTGCGTGTGCCGCGCTGGAGCCCGACGATTACATCGCCAGCACCCACCGTGGTCACGGCCACTGCATCGCCAAGGGGCTCGATCCCAAGCTCATGATGGCCGAACTGTTCGGCAAGGCCGACGGTTACTGTAACGGTAAAGGCGGCTCGATGCACATCGCCGACGTCGACGCCGGGATGCTCGGTGCGAACGGTATCGTCGGTGCGGGACCGCCGATGGCGACCGGCGCGGCGCTCACCATCGACTATCAGGACCGCGACCAAGTCGCGCTCGGATTCCTCGGTGACGGGGCGGTCGCGCAGGGACAGGTCCACGAAGCCATCAACCTGGCGTCGACGTGGGATCTCCCGGCCATCTTCCTCGTCGAGAACAACCAGTACGGGGAGGCGACTCCGGTCGACAAACAGCACAACGCCGACAACCTCAGCGACACCGCCCAGGCGTACGACATCCCCGGCATCACCGTCGACGGGATGGACGTCACTGCCGTCGCCGAAGCGGTCGAGGAGGCGCGCAAACGCGCTCGGGCCGGCGACGGTCCGACGCTCATCGAAGCCGAGACGTACCGCTACCGAGGCCACTACGAAGGCGACGAACAGCCCTACCGTGACGAGGCGGAGATCGAGCGCTGGAAGCAGCGAGACGCCATCGAGTCGTTCAAAAAGCGCCTCGTCGACCGCGGCGAACTCACCGAGGACGAGTTCGAGGAGCTACGGGCCGACGTCGAAGCGACCATCGCCGACGCCGTCGACTACGCACAGGAGGCCGACCTCCCCGCGCCCGAGGAGGCGTACGACGACATGTTCGGCGAATCGGTACCCGAAATCGAGCAGTTCGCGGCCCGTCCACGGACCGACGGCGGGAACCGCGGAGGTGACTCCCGATGA